The Flavobacterium commune genome contains the following window.
TGTAATATTCTTTGTAATATTAGTTTTATCTGGTCTTCACTTTAATCACTTATTCACTTGGTTAGCTGATGGAGTAACTGATCCTAAAAGTGCTAATTATGACGAATTGATTGCTGGAAAATCAGGTTATTTAAACTTTGGTTTCTGGATTGTAAGAGCAGCAATTTTCTTGTTGGGTTGGAATTTATACCGTCATTATTCTCAAAAGAACTGTTTGGCTCAAGATGAGGCTAATGATAATTCTTTCTACAAAAAGAACTTTAAATTATCAGCAGGATTCTTAGTGTTTTTTATCGTTTCTGAGTCTATTATGTCTTGGGATTGGATTATGTCATTTGATCCACACTGGTTTTCTACATTGTTTGGATGGTATGTATTTGCAAGTTTCTTTGTAAGTGGAATTACTATGATTGCTATGGTGACTGTTTACTTAAAATCAAGAGGTTACTTAGAATATGTAAACACAAGTCATATTCATGATTTAGCTAAGTTCATGTTTGGTATCAGTATCTTTTGGACTTACTTATGGTTCTCTCAATTTATGTTGATTTGGTATGCTAACATTCCTGAGGAGATTACTTATTTTGTAACTAGAATTAACTTATACAATCTTCCATTCTTTGGAGCTGTTGTTATGAACTTTGTTTTCCCGATATTGATTCTTATCAATACTGATTTCAAAAGAATTACTTGGGTAATTGTTATGGCTGGTATTGTTATTTTAGCAGGTCACTATATTGATTTCTTTAATATGATTATGCCTGGTACTGTAGGAGATCAATGGTTTATTGGTGTTCCTGAAATCTCATCAGTTCTTTTCTTCCTTGGGTTGTTTATTTTTACTGTATTTACAGCATTAACTAAAACTCCTTTATTAGCAAAAAGAAATCCTTATATCGAAGAAAGTAAACATTTCCATTATTAATTTTTAAAGAGATAAACAGATGACAAGTTTGTTGGTAATTATAGTTTTAGTTTTATTAGCTGTTGCTTTATGGCAATTGACTAAAATATTTGACCTTACTCAAGTGGGTTCTTCTTCAGATAGTTCTCAGGTAGCTAATGATAAAGACAATAATATTCAAGGATATTTGATGTTTGGTTTTTTAGCATTCTTATATGTATTTACTATATATGGTTTGCTTACTTGGGGTAATTTACCTCTTCATACTCCTGCTTCTGAGCACGGAACAGAAGTTGACAGATTAATGAATATTACTTGGGTTTTAATTTTTGTTGTTCAGGCAATTACTCAGTTATTATTACACTACTTTGCTTTTAAATACAAAGGTAAAAAAGATCAAAAGGCTTTATATTTTGCTGATAACAATAAGTTAGAAGCTTTATGGAGTATCATTCCTGCAGTTACATTAGCCGGTTTAATTCTTTACGGATTATATGCTTGGACTAATATTATGTTTGTTGATGAAGATGAGGATACTATTGTAATCGAATTATACGCTCAACAATTTAAATGGACTGCCAGATTAGCTGGAGAAGATAACGTTCTTGGGAAAGCTAATGTTAGATATATTGAAGGTGTAAATACTTTAGGAGTTGATTTAGCTGATCCTAATGCACAGGATGATATTGTTGTAACTGAATTACACATTCCAAAAGGTAAAAAAGTACAATTCAAATTCCGTTCTCAGGATGTTTTACACTCAGCTTATTTTCCTCATTTTAGAGCACAAATGAACTGTGTACCTGGTATGGTTACTGAATTTGCTTTTACTCCTACTTACACAACTGCTGAGTATAGAGAATTGCCTTATATGATTGAAAAAGTAGCTCATATCAATGAGTTAAGAGCTAAGCAAAGCCTTGATTTAATTGCTAAAGGTCAGCCTGGTTTAGATCCTTATACTTTTGATTATTTGTTGCTTTGTAATAAAATTTGTGGTTCTTCTCACTATAATATGCAAATGAAGGTTGTGGTTGATACACCTGAAGATTACAAAAAATGGTTAGCAGATAAAACTACTTTAGTTAATGAGGTGAAAGCTTCATTAGAAAAACCTGCTGATGACGCATCAGGAGAAGCTAAAAGCAATGATACACTAGCAGCTGCTAATGAAGTTGCTGTTAAATAATTTATTAAGAAAATTTAAAGTTTAATATATGTCAGCAGAAGGTCACGATCACGCTCACGATCACGAACACGAACACCACCATAAAGAGACATTCATTACTAAATACATTTTTAGTATTGATCACAAAATGATTGCTAAGCAATACCTTATTACAGGTATTATTATGGGAGTTATTGGTATTAGTATGTCTTTGCTTTTTAGAATGCAATTAGCATGGCCAGAAGAGTCTTTTAAAATTTTTAATGTTTTATTAGGTGATAAATTTGCTCCTGAAGGTGTAATGGCTAATGATGTTTATCTTGCCTTAGTTACAATACACGGTACCATCATGGTATTCTTTGTATTGACAGCCGGATTGAGTGGTACGTTTAGTAACTTGCTTATTCCGCTTCAAATTGGTGCAAGAGATATGGCATCCGGATTTATGAATATGATTTCTTACTGGTTGTTCTTCTTATCAGCAGTAGTGATGTTAAGTTCATTATTTGTAGAAGCTGGTCCTGCATCAGCAGGTTGGACAATCTATCCGCCTTTAAGTGCTTTACCACAGGCAATTCCTGGATCAGGTGCTGGTATGACTCTTTGGTTAGTATCGATGGCTTTATTCATTGCTTCTTCTTTGATGGGATCTTTAAATTACATCGTAACTGTAATCAACTTAAGAACTAAAGGAATGTCTATGACAAGACTTCCTCTTACTATCTGGACATTCTTCGTGACAGCAATTATTGGTGTTATTTCGTTCCCGGTATTATTGTCTGCAGCTTTATTGTTGATTTTCGATAGAAGTTTTGGTACTTCATTCTTCTTATCCGATATTTATATTGCTGGTGAAGTTTTACATTACCAAGGTGGTTCTCCTGTATTGTTCGAACACTTATTCTGGTTCCTAGGTCACCCTGAGGTTTATATCGTAATCTTGCCTGCAATGGGTCTTGTATCTGAAATTATGGCGACCAACTCTCGTAAACCAATCTTTGGTTACAGAGCGATGATTATGTCAGTTCTTGCAATTGCATTTTTATCTACAATTGTATGGGGTCACCACATGTTTATCTCAGGTATGAATCCTTTCTTAGGTTCTGTATTTACATTTACTACTTTATTAATTGCAATTCCATCTGCTGTAAAAGCGTTCAACTGGATTACAACTTTGTGGAAAGGTAACTTACAATTAAACCCTGCTATGTTGTTCTCAATCGGGATGGTTTCAACTTTCATCACAGGAGGTTTAACAGGAATCATTTTAGGAGATAGTACATTAGATATTAACGTTCACGATACTTACTTTGTAATTGCTCACTTTCACTTAGTAATGGGTATCTCTGCACTTTACGGAATGTTTGCCGGTATTTACCACTGGTTCCCTAAAATGTATGGTAGAATGTTAAATAAAAATTTAGGTTACGTTCACTTTTGGATTACTGCAGTTTGTGCTTATGGAGTTTTCTTTCCAATGCACTTTATTGGATTAGCAGGTTTACCAAGACGTTACTATACAAACACTAACTTCCCGTTATTTGACGATTTGCAAAATGTTAATGTATTAATTACAACATTTGCATTAGTTGGTGGAGCTTTCCAATTAGTATTCTTGTACAACTTCTTTAGCAGTATCTTCTACGGTAAAAAAGCAGAGCAAAATCCATGGAAATCTACTACATTAGAATGGACTACTCCGGTAGAACACATTCACGGTAACTGGCCAGGAGAAATTCCTGAAGTTCATAGATGGGCTTACGATTACAGTAACCCGGAACACGAAGAAGATTTTGTTCCTCAAACGGTTCCAATGAAACCAGGTGAATCAGTTTTACACCACTAAATATTATAAAGACCTTCTGAAAAGAGGGTCTTTTTTTTGTTAATCAAAAAAAGTAATTCCCAATATTTTAAATCCCAATGATGTATAGTCTTGTATTGGGATTTGGAATTTTAATTTGGAATTTAACTGTTTTAGAAACTGATTACTTTGTCTATCTTTGTTACATGAATGAAAATTTAGACCCAACAAACAAACGCTTTAATTCAGAAGAACTTGATCTTGAAAAAAGATTAAGACCTCTTACTTTTGATGATTTTGCAGGACAAGATCAGGTTTTGGAAAATCTTAAAGTTTTTGTTGCAGCTGCAAATCAACGAAATGAAGCCTTAGATCATGCTTTGTTCCATGGACCTCCGGGACTTGGGAAAACAACATTGGCAAATATTTTAGCTAATGAATTGGGTGTAGGAATCAAAATAACTTCGGGTCCTGTGCTGGATAAACCGGGCGATTTAGCTGGTTTGTTGACTAATCTCGAAGAAAGAGATGTTTTGTTTATTGATGAAATCCATCGTTTGAGTCCTGTAGTGGAAGAATATTTGTATTCGGCTATGGAGGATTTTAAGATTGATATTATGATAGAATCCGGGCCTAATGCGAGAACGGTTCAAATCAATTTAAATCCATTTACCCTAATTGGTGCTACAACCCGTTCAGGACTTTTAACAGCGCCTATGCGAGCTCGTTTTGGTATTTCTTCCAGATTGCAATATTATACAGTTGAATTGTTGACTACCATTGTGCAAAGAAGTGCTTCCATTTTAAAAATGCCTATTTCTATGGAAGCCGCTATAGAAATTGCTGGAAGAAGCAGAGGAACACCAAGGATTGCAAATGCTTTGTTGAGAAGAGTTCGTGATTTTGCTCAAATAAAAGGAAACGGAACTATTGATATTGAAATTTCAAAATATGCCTTAAAAGCACTACATGTTGATGCTCATGGTTTGGACGAAATGGATAATAAAATACTGAATACCATAATTGATAAATTCAAAGGTGGGCCTGTAGGATTGAGTACTTTGGCAACTGCAGTTTCCGAAAGTAGTGAAACTATCGAAGAAGTTTACGAGCCTTTTTTAATTCAGGAAGGTTTTATTATGCGTACTCCACGCGGACGTGAAGTTACCGAGAAAGCCTATAAACATTTAGGAAAAGTTAGAACTAATATTCAGGGAGGATTATTTTAGGGGGGAAGAGGGAAGTAGGGAGTTGGAAGTAATCCACAATTAAGAAACTCCTCTTTTAAACTTCTAACTCCCTACTACCAACAAAAAATATAAAATCATGAGTTTTAAATTCGAAAAATTAATTATCTGGCAGAAATCTATGGATTTTGGAGAAGAGATTAATTTTGTTATAAAAGACTTCCCTAAGCATGAAATGTATAATCTTTCGTCTCAAATGTTAAGAGCTTCAGATTCTATAGCTTTAAATATTTCAGAAGGGGCTATTGAACAGTCGAATCCCGAATTTAGTAGGTTTTTAGGTTATTCTGTTCGATCCTTAGCTGAAGTTGTTACTTGTTTGTATAAAGCAAAAAGAAGAGGTTATATTAGCAATGAAGTTTTTGATAAATTATATAACGATTCGTTTAATTTGATGAATATGACTATTGCTTTTAAAACGAAATTGAAATAATAATAATGGCTTCTTCCAACTCCCAGCTTCAGGCTTCCCGCTATACATCATTCATCAAATCCGAAGCCAAACGCCTCGGATTTTTGTCTTGTGGAATATCTAAAGCGGGTTTTCTGGAAGAAGAAGCGCCTCGATTAGAAAATTGGTTGAATAAAAACCTCAATGGGAAGATGAGCTATATGGAGAATAATTTTGACAAGCGACTCAATCCTACTTTATTGGTTGATGATGCTAAAAGTGTAGTGTCACTTTTATTGAATTATTATCCCGAAAAAGAACAAGTTCAGGATTCGTATAAGATTTCTAAATATGCTTACGGAAAGGATTACCATTTTGTTATAAAGGAAAAATTAAAAGAATTACTTTTCTCCATTCAAGAAAATATTGGAGAAGTTTCAGGTCGTGTTTTTGTTGATTCTGCGCCAGTTTTAGACAAGGCTTGGGCTGCCAAAAGTGGTTTGGGATGGATAGGGAAAAACAGTAATCTATTGACCCAAAAAGTAGGTTCTTTTTATTTTATAGCTGAATTAATTATAGATTTGGATTTGGAATATGATCATCCTACAACTGATCATTGCGGAAGTTGTACTGCCTGTATTGATGCTTGCCCCACGCAGGCTATTATTGCTCCTTATGTTGTTGATGGGAGCAAATGTATTTCGTACTTTACAATTGAATTAAAAGAAAATATTCCTTTGGAAATGAAAGGATATTTTGATGATTGGGTATTTGGATGTGATACCTGTCAGGATGTTTGTCCGTGGAACCGATTTTCTAAAAGTCATAACGAACCTTTGTTTAATCCCAATCCGGCTCTGCTCTCGATGACCAAAAAAGATTGGGAAGAAATGACCGAAGAAACCTTTAAAATTGTTTTTAAAGAATCGGCTGTTAAGCGAACTAAGTTTCAGGGATTGAGTAGAAATGTTAATTTTTTGAAGAAATGAGAAAATTAGTGCCTAAATTTTAAATTATTTATGAGCTGTTTTTCGGCGATTTTTTTTAAATTTATTATTCTAAAATATTTTCAATATGACTGTAAATCAAATATTAAGCACGAAAGGGGATACTGTGTATTCAATTGTTTCGACTATTAGCGTTTATGATGCTGTTAAGATAATGGGTGAGAAAAACATAGGTGCAATACTCGTTATTGAAGATGATTTGTTAAAAGGTATTTTGTCTGAGAGAGATTATGCGCGAAAGATTGTTCTTAAAGGAAAATCTTCCAAGAGTACTTTGGTTCAGGAAATAATGGTAAGTAAAGTGATTACTGTTAAGCCTACAGATGATTTAGATTATTGTATGGAATTGATGAGTTCTAATAAGATACGACATCTTCCTGTGGTGGATGAAAATAAAGTTATAGGACTGATTTCTATTGGGGATGTTGTAAAAGTGATAATTGAAAAACAAAAAGAAACAATTCACTTATTGGATTCTTATATTAATGGAGGTCAGGTTTAGTTTTAAATTTTGCAAATAAAGATGTTTTAGCCACAATTTTGTGGCTTTTTTTATGTTATCAATCTTTAGTTTTTTACAAAAGAATTATGAAAATGTTAACTTTTTACGTCAAGACTTCTATCTTTGTATATAAGATAAAACTGCCATAACTGTTAAAGGTGAAAAGCAGTTAATTAGTGAGCGAAATTTAAAAATATATTTTACAAAAAAATACCGGATGATTGCACATTTACAGGGGAAGTTAGTAGAAAAATCGCCTACACAAATTGTTATCGATTGTGGAGGAGTTGGTTATGAGGTTCATATATCATTACATACTTATTCCTTGCTTCCTGTTTCTGATTTTATAAAAGTGTTTACCCATCTTCAAATCAAAGAAGATGCGCATACTATATTTGGTTTTGTAGAGAAATCAGAAAGAGAAATTTTTAAATTATTGATTTCGGTCTCGGGTATAGGTGCAGGTATTGCAAGAACCATGTTGTCGTCATTAGATCCAAAACAAATTATCAATGCAATAGCATCCGGTGATGTTAGTACCGTTCAGTCTATAAAAGGAATTGGAAGTAAAACAGCACAGAGGGTAATCTTAGATTTAAAAGATAAGGTGTTGAAATTGTATGATTTGGATAAAGTTTCGGTTGTACAAAGCAATACAAGCAGAGATGAAGCGTTATCTGCATTAGAGGTTTTAGGATTTGTTAGAAAATCTTCAGAAAAGCTTATCGATAAAATAATAAAGGAGAATCCGGAGGCATCTGTAGAATCGATTATCAAACAAGCATTAAAAAGCTTATAAGACACAGCAAAAACCAATTGTATGTATAAAATCTGTATTTTTTTGGCGGTTTTATTGTGTGGTTTTGTATCACTAGCTCAAGTAAATGAACCAGTTCAGGATACAACAAAAAGAGGATATTCCTTGGGTAAGATTGAAATTAAAGACCCTAAGAGTATCCTTTCGGCATATACTTATGATCCTAAAACCGATCGTTATATTTATACCAGCTCAGTTAATGGATTTTCAATTAAATATCCTTTAATCTTAACACCTAAAGAATACGAGAATTTAGTTTTGAAAGAATCGATGAAGGATTATTTCAAAAAGAAATCGGATGCTATTGATGGGAAAAAGGAGGGAAGTGAAGAAGCGAAAAAAGATTTATTACCTCGCTATTATGTGAAATCGGGATTGTTTGAATCTATTTTTGGGAGTAATACCATCGATGTAAAACCTACAGGTTCTGTAGAAATGGATATGGGAGTGCGTTTTACCAGACAGGATAATCCTTCGTTTTCACCCAGAAACAGGTCTAATTTAGCTTTTGATTTTGATCAGAGGATTAGTATGAGTTTGATGGGGAAAGTAGGAACCAGACTGAATGTAAATGCTAATTATGATACCCAATCTACTTTTGCTTTTCAAAACTTATTGAAATTAGAATATGCTCCAACTGAAGATGATATTATCCAGAAAATTGAAGTTGGAAATGTGAGTATGCCGCTAAATAGTTCTTTAATTAGAGGTGCTCAGAGTTTGTTTGGGGTCAAAGCCCAATTGCAATTTGGTAAAACCATGGTTACGGGGGTGTATTCTGAACAAAAATCACAAACAAAAACAGTGGTTTCTCAGAATGGAGGAACCGTTCAGGATTTTGATATTTTTGCTTTGGATTATGACAATGACAGGCACTTTTTTCTTTCGCAATATTTTAGAAACAAATATGATGCTGCATTAAAAAGTTATCCTTTTATAGACAGTAGGGTGCAAATAACCCGAATTGAAGTGTGGGTAACTAATAAACAAACACGTTTGAATACCACTTCTAATAATCTTAGAAATGTTATTGCGCTTCAGGATTTAGGAGAATCTCAACTGACTGGATTGGCAGACAGTGAAGTGGTGGTTTTAGATCCTTCTACAGGAATGTTTAATAATCCTGCCGATTCGCCTTCGGATAACTCTAATAATAAATACAATCCTGCCCAAATTCAAACAGGTGGTGGCTTGTTGAATTCTAATATCCGTGAAATGGCAACCTCCAGTTCCGGATTTAACGCTACTGTAATAGAAGGACAGGATTATTCGAAACTTGAAAATGCCCGAAAGTTAACCTCCAATGAATTTACTTATCATCCGCAGTTGGGTTATATTTCACTACAGCAAAGATTGTCTAATGATGAGATTTTGGCTGTAGCTTATGAATATACCATAGGAGATCAGGTGTATCAGGTTGGAGAATTTGGTAACGATGGTGTTGATGCAACATTGGTTACAGGAACTCCACAATCGACTCAGGCAGTTATTACGCAAAGTTTAATTTTGAAAATGCTGAAAAGTAATTTGACGAATGTAAAGAATCCGGTTTGGAACTTGATGATGAAAAATATTTATCAAATTCCGGGGGCTTATCAAATCAAACAGGAAGATTTTAGATTCAATATCCTTTTTACGGATCCATCGCCATTAAATTATATTTCTCCGGTGGCAGGAAGTTCTTTTCCGTCAAATCCATCGCTGGAAAACAAAGTGGCCGAAACACCATTGTTGAATGTTTTTAATTTGGATAAATTAAATTATAATAATGATCGTCAGTTAGGTGGGGATGGTTTCTTTGATTTTGTTCCGGGCTTAACAATGGATAGTCAAAACGGACGAATTATTTTTACCACTAAAGAACCATTTGGAGAATTGTTGTTTTCAAAATTAGCCAATCCAAATTCAGGCGAAGATTATAATAATTCGACTACTTACAATGCTAATCAGGCTAAATATGTGTTTAGAAGTATGTATCGAAACACACAGTCCGGAGCATTGCAGGACAGCGAAAAGAATAAGTTCTTGCTGAGAGGAAGATATAAATCCTCAGCTGGTGACGGAATTCCAATTGGAGCGTTCAATGTGCCGCAAGGTTCAGTTGTGGTTACTGCCGGTGGTAGAATTTTAGTCGAAGGTGTGGATTATAGTGTGAATTATCAATTAGGAAGGGTTCAAATTTTAGATCCGTCGTTGCAGGCATCAAATACGCCTATTAATGTTTCGCTTGAAAATAATTCCATTTTTGGTCAACAAACCCGAAGATTTATGGGAGTGAATGTAGAGCATAAATTTTCGGATAAATTTACCTTAGGAGGTACTTTTTTGAAAATGACTGAGAGACCATTTACACAAAAATCAAATTACGGACAGGAATCAGTTAATAATACCATTTTTGGATTTAATACTAATTTTTCAACTGAGGTTCCGTTTTTTACAAGATTAGCCAATATGCTTCCTAATGTTGATACTGATGTTCCGTCGAATTTGTCCATAAGAGGAGAAATAGCATTCTTAAAACCGG
Protein-coding sequences here:
- a CDS encoding cytochrome c oxidase subunit I, with the translated sequence MSAEGHDHAHDHEHEHHHKETFITKYIFSIDHKMIAKQYLITGIIMGVIGISMSLLFRMQLAWPEESFKIFNVLLGDKFAPEGVMANDVYLALVTIHGTIMVFFVLTAGLSGTFSNLLIPLQIGARDMASGFMNMISYWLFFLSAVVMLSSLFVEAGPASAGWTIYPPLSALPQAIPGSGAGMTLWLVSMALFIASSLMGSLNYIVTVINLRTKGMSMTRLPLTIWTFFVTAIIGVISFPVLLSAALLLIFDRSFGTSFFLSDIYIAGEVLHYQGGSPVLFEHLFWFLGHPEVYIVILPAMGLVSEIMATNSRKPIFGYRAMIMSVLAIAFLSTIVWGHHMFISGMNPFLGSVFTFTTLLIAIPSAVKAFNWITTLWKGNLQLNPAMLFSIGMVSTFITGGLTGIILGDSTLDINVHDTYFVIAHFHLVMGISALYGMFAGIYHWFPKMYGRMLNKNLGYVHFWITAVCAYGVFFPMHFIGLAGLPRRYYTNTNFPLFDDLQNVNVLITTFALVGGAFQLVFLYNFFSSIFYGKKAEQNPWKSTTLEWTTPVEHIHGNWPGEIPEVHRWAYDYSNPEHEEDFVPQTVPMKPGESVLHH
- a CDS encoding cytochrome c oxidase subunit II gives rise to the protein MTSLLVIIVLVLLAVALWQLTKIFDLTQVGSSSDSSQVANDKDNNIQGYLMFGFLAFLYVFTIYGLLTWGNLPLHTPASEHGTEVDRLMNITWVLIFVVQAITQLLLHYFAFKYKGKKDQKALYFADNNKLEALWSIIPAVTLAGLILYGLYAWTNIMFVDEDEDTIVIELYAQQFKWTARLAGEDNVLGKANVRYIEGVNTLGVDLADPNAQDDIVVTELHIPKGKKVQFKFRSQDVLHSAYFPHFRAQMNCVPGMVTEFAFTPTYTTAEYRELPYMIEKVAHINELRAKQSLDLIAKGQPGLDPYTFDYLLLCNKICGSSHYNMQMKVVVDTPEDYKKWLADKTTLVNEVKASLEKPADDASGEAKSNDTLAAANEVAVK
- a CDS encoding CBS domain-containing protein, which produces MTVNQILSTKGDTVYSIVSTISVYDAVKIMGEKNIGAILVIEDDLLKGILSERDYARKIVLKGKSSKSTLVQEIMVSKVITVKPTDDLDYCMELMSSNKIRHLPVVDENKVIGLISIGDVVKVIIEKQKETIHLLDSYINGGQV
- the ruvB gene encoding Holliday junction branch migration DNA helicase RuvB gives rise to the protein MNENLDPTNKRFNSEELDLEKRLRPLTFDDFAGQDQVLENLKVFVAAANQRNEALDHALFHGPPGLGKTTLANILANELGVGIKITSGPVLDKPGDLAGLLTNLEERDVLFIDEIHRLSPVVEEYLYSAMEDFKIDIMIESGPNARTVQINLNPFTLIGATTRSGLLTAPMRARFGISSRLQYYTVELLTTIVQRSASILKMPISMEAAIEIAGRSRGTPRIANALLRRVRDFAQIKGNGTIDIEISKYALKALHVDAHGLDEMDNKILNTIIDKFKGGPVGLSTLATAVSESSETIEEVYEPFLIQEGFIMRTPRGREVTEKAYKHLGKVRTNIQGGLF
- a CDS encoding four helix bundle protein; protein product: MSFKFEKLIIWQKSMDFGEEINFVIKDFPKHEMYNLSSQMLRASDSIALNISEGAIEQSNPEFSRFLGYSVRSLAEVVTCLYKAKRRGYISNEVFDKLYNDSFNLMNMTIAFKTKLK
- the ruvA gene encoding Holliday junction branch migration protein RuvA, with the translated sequence MIAHLQGKLVEKSPTQIVIDCGGVGYEVHISLHTYSLLPVSDFIKVFTHLQIKEDAHTIFGFVEKSEREIFKLLISVSGIGAGIARTMLSSLDPKQIINAIASGDVSTVQSIKGIGSKTAQRVILDLKDKVLKLYDLDKVSVVQSNTSRDEALSALEVLGFVRKSSEKLIDKIIKENPEASVESIIKQALKSL
- the queG gene encoding tRNA epoxyqueuosine(34) reductase QueG; this encodes MASSNSQLQASRYTSFIKSEAKRLGFLSCGISKAGFLEEEAPRLENWLNKNLNGKMSYMENNFDKRLNPTLLVDDAKSVVSLLLNYYPEKEQVQDSYKISKYAYGKDYHFVIKEKLKELLFSIQENIGEVSGRVFVDSAPVLDKAWAAKSGLGWIGKNSNLLTQKVGSFYFIAELIIDLDLEYDHPTTDHCGSCTACIDACPTQAIIAPYVVDGSKCISYFTIELKENIPLEMKGYFDDWVFGCDTCQDVCPWNRFSKSHNEPLFNPNPALLSMTKKDWEEMTEETFKIVFKESAVKRTKFQGLSRNVNFLKK
- a CDS encoding quinol:cytochrome C oxidoreductase, encoding MYTFSSKLKTFSIILMAVGILGIAYGFLNAPKDIHEVEKILAAESHGGHGEAHHEEAKAGGAHAAAHGGEAHAAVSHHAKADEAKEASEHEEHLTHVLHQLQNKPWAALYVACIFFMLVAMGTLVFYAIQQVAQAGWSPVLFRVMQGITAYLPYGSVIFFVILVLSGLHFNHLFTWLADGVTDPKSANYDELIAGKSGYLNFGFWIVRAAIFLLGWNLYRHYSQKNCLAQDEANDNSFYKKNFKLSAGFLVFFIVSESIMSWDWIMSFDPHWFSTLFGWYVFASFFVSGITMIAMVTVYLKSRGYLEYVNTSHIHDLAKFMFGISIFWTYLWFSQFMLIWYANIPEEITYFVTRINLYNLPFFGAVVMNFVFPILILINTDFKRITWVIVMAGIVILAGHYIDFFNMIMPGTVGDQWFIGVPEISSVLFFLGLFIFTVFTALTKTPLLAKRNPYIEESKHFHY